In Balearica regulorum gibbericeps isolate bBalReg1 chromosome 2, bBalReg1.pri, whole genome shotgun sequence, one DNA window encodes the following:
- the SLC39A6 gene encoding zinc transporter ZIP6 → MESTVLVTFLVSFSILLCESYHRGVETATVVHTLERTFPEKAAGINFDLAGLIQRFHLQELFHRYGENNSLSIEGFRKLLQNIGIDKIKRIKIDHDHDHDHHLHHNHVLLSKNSEKTVRPSHESDANKEHRNSHSKEPHKVENVEHQQNFVRSKSTVNEITAPIVAAPTDGHSELQNVQAGQVKTVARLSLTSSSAVNVTGGSNASWLANSKANESHTSPKESERGSYLYSKLKPQNTQECSSASKLMQSHGIGTQVLLTATEFSYLCPALINQIDGKYCIVHATSEKAETPPKGYSLQIAWIGGFISISVISFLSLLGVILVPLMNRVFFKFLLSFLVALAVGTLSGDAFLHLLPHSHGNHHHHHEKPLLEQNKGSTFKHLVFQSIEESAYLDSTWKGLTALGGLYFMFLVEHLITLIKQFKDKKKKKKNEDDGESKKFSTNEEKLDTDDRPEGYLGTDSQEPSPFISQQPIVQEEEEEVMIAHSRQEEIDNEYVSRGCRNKCHSHLHDTLGQTDHLSHHHHDYHHILHHHHHQNHHPHSHSQRYSREELKDAGIATLAWMVIMGDGLHNFSDGLAIGAAFTEGLSSGLSTSVAVFCHELPHELGDFAVLLKAGMTVKQAVLYNALSAMLAYLGMATGILIGHYADNVSMWIFALTAGLFMYVALVDMVPEMLHNDASDHGCSRWGYFLLQNAGILLGFGIMLLISVFEHKIVFSINL, encoded by the exons atgGAGAGTACAGTATTGGTCACTTTCCTTGTATCATTTTCCATACTGCTGTGTGAAAGTTATCATCGTGGAGTGGAGACAGCTACTGTTGTGCATACATTAGAGAGGACTTTTCCAGAAAAGGCGGCTGGCATTAATTTTGACTTGGCAGGATTAATACAGAGGTTTCACCTCCAAGAACTTTTTCATCGTTATGGAGAAAACAACTCTCTGTCAATTGAAGGGTTTAGAAAGCTGCTCCAGAACATAGGTatagataaaattaaaaggattaaaatagATCATGATCATGACCATGATCATCACCTTCATCACAATCATGTTTTGTTGAGTAAAAACTCAGAGAAGACTGTTCGCCCAAGCCACGAATCTGATGCTAACAAAGAGCACAGGAACAGTCACTCAAAGGAACCTCATAAAGTGGAGAATGTAGAACATCAGCAGAACTTTGTACGCAGCAAGAGCACAGTTAATGAAATAACGGCACCTATCGTCGCTGCGCCCACAGATGGCCACTCTGAATTACAGAATGTGCAAGCTGGACAAGTCAAGACAGTTGCTCGTTTAAGTCTGACCAGCTCTAGTGCTGTTAATGTCACAGGTGGCAGCAATGCAAGCTGGCTTGCtaacagcaaagcaaatgaatCTCATACTTCTCCCAAGGAATCAGAAAGAGGAAGTTACCTATATTCTAAATTGAAACCCCAAAATACTCAGGAG TGCTCCAGTGCGTCAAAACTGATGCAGTCCCATGGAATAGGCACTCAGGTATTGTTGACTGCTACGGAATTTAGTTACCTCTGTCCAGCCCTTATTAATCAGATTGATGGCAAATACTGCATAGTTCATGCAACTAGTGAAAAAGCTGAAACTCCTCCAAAAGGTTACTCTCTGCAAATAG cttggATTGGTGGCTTTATATCCATTTCCGTCATCAGTTTTCTGTCCTTATTGGGTGTTATATTGGTACCACTGATGAATcgtgtatttttcaaatttcttctaAGTTTTCTTGTGGCATTGGCTGTGGGGACTTTGAGTGGAGATGCTTTCTTACACCTCCTTCCACAC TCTCATGGAAACCATCACCATCACCACGAAAAACCTCTGCTTGAACAAAACAAAGGCTCTACGTTCAAACatcttgtttttcaaagcaTAGAGGAGAGTGCTTACCTGGATTCTACGTGGAAGGGACTTACAGCACTTGGAGGCTTGTATTTCATGTTTCTAGTGGAGCACTTGATCACTTTAATAAAGCAGtttaaagacaagaagaaaaag aaaaagaatgaagatgaTGGAGAAAGTAAGAAGTTTTCAACGAATGAAGAAAAGTTAGATACAGATGATC GGCCTGAGGGGTATCTAGGGACAGACTCTCAAGAGCCATCGCCCTTCATTTCTCAGCAGCCAATTgtacaagaagaagaagaagaagtgATGATAGCTCATTCTCGTCAAGAGGAGATTGACAATGAATATGTTTCCAGGGGCTGTAGAAACAAATGTCATTCTCACTTACATGATACTCTAGGACAGACAGATCATCTTAGTCATCATCACCATGACTACCATCATATTCtacatcaccatcatcatcagaACCATCATCCCCACAGTCACAGTCAGCGCTACTCGCGTGAAGAACTGAAGGATGCAGGAATAGCAACTCTGGCATGGATGGTGATTATGGGAGATGGACTACACAATTTTAGCGATGGCCTAGCAATTG GAGCAGCCTTTACTGAAGGGTTATCTAGTGGTTTAAGCACTTCTGTGGCTGTATTTTGCCATGAATTACCTCATGAGCTAG GAGATTTCGCTGTACTTCTAAAAGCTGGTATGACTGTCAAGCAAGCTGTGCTCTATAATGCTCTGTCAGCTATGCTGGCCTATCTGGGAATGGCAACCGGGATTCTTATCGGTCATTATGCAGACAATGTTTCAATGTGGATATTTGCACTTACTGCTGGCTTGTTCATGTATGTGGCTCTTGTGGATATG GTGCCTGAAATGCTCCACAATGATGCCAGTGATCATGGATGTAGCCGCTGGGGATACTTCCTGTTACAGAACGCTGGCattctgttgggttttgggaTAATGCTGCTCATCTCTGTATTCGAACATAAGATTGTATTCAGCATAAACCTGTAA